A section of the Parasteatoda tepidariorum isolate YZ-2023 chromosome 6, CAS_Ptep_4.0, whole genome shotgun sequence genome encodes:
- the LOC107441099 gene encoding TM2 domain-containing protein biscotti: MKLSLYCLLIFLMLSQKTFANFYEANCSNLLMGQYLCLPPDIDPKTQQPWSCQKNNLAKVLCRPAQGIKCRNGTGLNQTMFERDIECQYTNGYSYETALLLSLFLGMFGFDRFYLGYYAIGLAKLCTLGFMFLGQLVDIILIALQVVGPADGSHYIISYFGPKLTILKRDNETFVMPQDDW; this comes from the exons atgaaactttcATTATATtgccttttaattttcttgatgcTTTCCCAGAAGacctttgcaaatttttatgaagctaACTGCTCTAATTTATTAATGGGACA ataCCTTTGTCTTCCACCAGATATTGATCCTAAAACCCAACAACCATGGTCatgtcagaaaaataatttggcaaaAG ttttgtgccgGCCAGCTCAAGGAATAAAATGCAGAAATGGTACAGGTTTAAATCAAACAATGTTTGAAAGAGATATAGAGTGTCAATATac aAATGGTTATTCATATGAAACAGCGTTATTATTGTCACTCTTCTTGGGAATGTTTGGATTTGATAGGTTTTACCTTGGATATTACGCTATTG gaTTAGCTAAGCTGTGTACTCTTGGTTTTATGTTTCTGGGACAATTAGTGGACATTATATTGATTGCACTGCAA GTTGTTGGACCAGCAGATGGCTCTCATTACATTATTAGTTACTTTGGACCAAAGCTTACTATTCTCAAAAGAGACAATGAAACTTTTGTAATGCCACAAGACGATTGGTGA
- the LOC107441098 gene encoding molybdate-anion transporter has protein sequence MMNTTFKENTITNVSDNWYTSFTYLLLLISISVCCMIQYVLRKTKSNLHSTNNEHFLKFQRKYYVVYFLALFGDWLQGPYIYKLYSHYGFTSTQIAALYVVGFSASVLFGTGTGVLADYFGRKRMCMVFCVTYSLCCFLKIFPNYNILLLGRLLGGISTSLLFSVFESWYVYEHVQVYDFPKEWISITFSKATFGNGILAIVAGIIANFTSDVLNFGPVSPFILAIPCFMLSCAVMSKAWGENYGKRQKSAKNICLEGLQVILKNKLILMLGIVQSLFESVMYVFVFLWTPILDSKHPPLGIVFSVFMVCIMIGSSLYQLSIYLQKKPYEMLLLAIILATISQIGCSLATKSADTNIMIAYFSFFLIEIAVGIYFPSIGYIKSEFIPESHRANIMNWFRVPLNIITCIMLLSLHKESATSGNCVIFMICSAMMMLCSFIMMQIIKVLRSMNTLPDQIC, from the exons ATGATGAATACAACTTTTAAGGAAAATACTATAACAAAT GTATCTGATAATTGGTATACGAGCTTCACCTATTTGTTGCTACTCATTTCAATATCTGTGTGCTGCATGATACAATATGTGctgagaaaaacaaaatcaaatttacattctacaaataatgaacattttctcaaatttcagAGGAAATACTATGTTGTGTATTTTCTTGCTCTCTTTGGTGATTGGTTACAAGGTCCCTACATTTACAAACTTTATAGCCATTATGGTTTCACGAGCACCCAAATTGCTGCATTGTATGTTGTGGGTTTCTCTGCCAGTGTTTTGTTTGGCACCGGCACAGGTGTGTTGGCAGATTACTTTGGTCGCAAGCGTATGTGTATGGTGTTTTGTGTCACTTATTCTTTatgttgttttcttaaaatatttcctaattataatattttacttttgggGAGGTTACTTGGGGGTATTTCTACATCTTTGCTTTTCTCAGTTTTCGAGTCTTGGTATGTTTACGAACACGTACAGGTATATGATTTCCCAAAGGAGTGGATCtctattacattttcaaaagcaACATTTGGAAATGGCATTCTTGCCATCGTCGCAGGCATCATTGCTAATTTCACATCAGATGTGCTGAACTTCGGTCCTGTGTCACCTTTTATCCTTGCCATACCGTGTTTTATGTTGAGTTGTGCCGTAATGTCGAAAGCTTGGGGTGAGAACTACGGAAAGAGGCAGAAAAGTgccaaaaatatatgtttagaaggtttacaagtaattttaaagaacaaattgaTACTTATGCTTGGTATCGTTCAATCTTTGTTTGAAAGTGTGATGTATGTATTTGTGTTTCTTTGGACTCCGATATTAGATTCTAAACACCCACCGTTAGGTattgttttttctgtttttatggTTTGCATCATGATTGGATCTTCTCTTTATCAATTGTCCATATATCTTCAGAAAAAGCCATACGAAATGTTATTGCTTGCCATTATATTAGCCACAATTTCACAAATCGGATGTAGTCTAGCCACTAAGTCTGCAGATACAAATATAATGattgcttatttttcatttttccttatTGAAATAGCTGTTGGGATTTACTTTCCCTCAATAGGGTACATTAAAAGTGAATTTATACCTGAATCCCATCGGGCAAATATAATGAATTGGTTTCGAGTGCCGCTGAACATCATAACATGTATAATGTTGTTGTCGCTTCACAAGGAATCGGCTACCAGTGGCAATTGTGTTATATTTATGATATGCTCTGCTATGATGATGCTGTGTTCTTTTATTATGATGCAGATAATCAAAGTTCTAAGGTCTATGAATACACTTCCTGATCAAATTTGTTAA